tcattgcaagaaaaggcttggaaagcatacacaaaaaggcataattacaaaggaatgaagtagagcagtggttgaaaaatgcccagaagtcacaagaaagactcagccatcctcctccaaaaatgcagccaccatgagctcggttatagcccatctgatgtcacattgtgcttcacaaactcctcaacgacctccagagggcttttcttctgaggagggaaatacacagctggcaaatcagtgtgggtctaccaagcaacctccacaaaagccctggggttggaagcaatgattgtctgttaaagctgaaacatttcggtgcagaaaagggagcttcacagcaggagatctttacagggggaaaaaacgtcccagtttcccgctgttttacaggagtgtgccggagccgaaggtcagacacagcggcaaatccatcaccaccgacttcaggagcattggctggaacacaattgctgcacttgagccaccacccaaaagaatgttctgactaaagcgagaaaatgtcactgttggtgaaaggaacctgttcaaattatttcagctttttataccagaatagaagtggaatccgggcagcggaatttttcagtttgcccaagtgcgacaggagaaaactccagtttcattcctagggctgctcagtctttgagaaacccttgaaaggccaccaagagctattctttaggcttcctctttcccttaaaagaaaagaaagcgctgttgaaaagtataaaaggcttgagatttgtggaagggtttgcttccgtgaactgaaagcaggagtgagaacacgagaggggatattacagggctctacttgacacgcaaaaatactgcagtcgcaaaatggatggaaagcttggtctttccgtgatgctgcttcagatccttctcgtcatacaggaaactaagaacaccttggacatttttaacacgtagtaaaagcctgctaaggtcagtgaaaaatgcagctgcttcagcaggcaagccaagccgaacctggtgtcaagaaaacgagactggcagagttcagggctgggaatgccaggagctgtaagaaataccaacctcaccagctgagcagaaaagagctaacaaattgttaggatctggctttttgcctaaacccagatgcccattttaatccaagagccccttctgctttgcagcaggggacaacaggaataacaaaaatttccaatacataagcgcataatttcttgtcaaactaagcctatgatggggtgtcgaacattttcaccggaggccacagcagccccgcagttgcattcaaattgaggatttggcccacagggcttgtgtttgttatgtgcatcgtgctcctgtatcgccgactctgtctcgtaacacaaaagacatactggcttttcctccctgaaacacaaacacgtatttgctttcccatctatcaataaatcgccttccttccacatcaatcttcctcttactggacattctgggattcaaattgctccaccaaagacggtaagatgtgtcacctaagtaaaagatctagatgatactttcacctccatcaactagtactgaagaaaaaccaaaatcctggacctttcacaataagccccgtggtaagtcagaacgcttgctgagcctgtcgcaaaacatctgccatgaagatctcacatgggtgacctccactagtggcaaccacggcaaaccgtgtcttacggaagtgaggccatgggtatcgaccacacggcagctcatcccatttcaatccctcccccaaatctacctgcaagttcttgagagctcctctcacccaggtgagatggagaagagacatccgtccctcagcccaagtagattcactaattcctacattggcttcgccatcccaggctgctcccttgaattcttgaattagattctggaggaactgttactcttttagcaactaatttgaatgaaaaatacctattgctataataaaagcattctgaaactaatagacactggcagatcatcttctcaggccattttgtccattaacagcagctgtgtcacgcacctgtgctgttagattgcccacagaagaattcggaagacctatgaagatgtcacatatttccttatttgcagaacagaatctacaatgattattgaagtgtatcaccactatccatataaaataaatgagagatactccatagatagtgtgaggacatcactatcatctgtatcacacttgactgatgagttctctgcccttacctgaagtttgaggccaaacttttgccaagagattttagatttaaaacccatcaccatccgccagaacaatcctaagaaaacagaactaaccagccacctccaaaaaccatcttccaactgctcttggacactgcacccaagaaaaagaccagcaagacaaaatcccctcaaagggtccccacggggaggttgggaagacacaagagcgcacgcagttcacgtttgggctgcaaagcaagcagaaaagaaaaatccaaataaaaccacaggatgggactcgagaacaggttgtgtcacagaagaaccagtttcccggtcccagctcccctgccagggccagagcaacgggaccctgggctttcccctcacacccatctactctccccacgaaaggacatctgggttcctccagcgcccaccacagcccagcctcatatccagctatcgctcccaataaatcatttggcaaatcaaggagcggttaaaactaacgatggtgaacaacccaccagagcacaggtctgtgctgactttacagcagcagggaagtctaaaagacaatcaatatttttgtacccataaaataagaggacactgaaggaatatctgtggagtcacactgggggtttgtttggggtttttgctgctcttggttttagtttggggttttttttttggttgttttgtttgtttgggcccattttggttttggttgagtgcctttttttcccccagtcatctttcctatgagaacagcagcttgagcctccctctaaggctgaagaaagatttaaatgtacttcctgggaaaaagaaaaccacacaaaaaacccaccacccaaactttgagcccagcaggaactgtttcaagcagctacaagcaactgcagaaacaaataagaacgtgttaggctgtacctactaatcaccacaggagacactaatatgaaaagtgcttctatctgcattttagttcctgacacctacctgaacagattaaattactaaagcgttcacacagcaaaatggaagcactgcaaatagaacccagccaaatacctgaaccatcagcctctctccagctctgtgttgcttgcaggcacttagtttgtgctgtatttgtatttttatgcaagactgaacactgatggaaagggaatcagcattttctcaggctgcaagattggctaacaacctcctttcccatttcaaggggcagcacacttgcttcaaaactgcactgcctgtgccctaaacccagtccacacaaaggctgcaaatctcacacaagctaccagttatcattcagttttggagcattttgggaagctcagcctttcagcggagcagaaacttcagaaaggtgcagagcagatacttacagtgttgtaatgatcgacataaaccgcatttcccaagccaaacacagcgcatctcaggcctttcagatacgttttcccaaagcgaaagtcacgcgctgcctcttctaaccccttgcagaaccacgctgcactctcggttggctgcccgtcagtgtacgtagctaccaagaacacacaaacgttcctgccggttgtctaataatatcaagagaatagaagagatcggtgcatttctcagaacgcttcccattagtaagacaactggaacacatggggagttggaagaagttaaaagatgaggttttttctaagtgggattttggtgtgggatgctgcaggtgataaccccaacagtggcgaacggccatcccccctgcagagacgccttaaattagccaggagagatcaaactgtctgtctgctgcttcacagaggtggtacaagagaacagaacatctcccttccccaccccaatcgacagcttcttgagcagactcttgcagcaatcaagtttctcactgattcaaaaaaacaactatcaatattcacagaagaaaaatgcctcaaggattactccatctaaatatgaccagcaaggagtttttagcttatgagcctgtgaaggctgcaaattgtcaccatctgcttgttctggctttgaacccttccctggggatacagagacagaacagagggacctggtgcaaccgctctcactgaactcacacctgagttacagaaccagctcataccaagtcactgtcaccatcaaaatactctaggcaatcctctcctaggaatattcaaaatttaggtgttttctgctgagggttgatgggctacacttatacagaagggaagcgatttttaacacacagcatgggaatttccagaataataggagagaaatacaaggggaaaagagccttcgcaacacaaggaaaagcttttctttattagtcatatttataaggtacttacctcctctggatcataatctcccatgctgatgacttccacaggcaaacaaagtgaaataacggcttcagccagacctctggcaaacctccaaaaaaaaaaaaaaataggaatttatcaattgcttcaacccaagcatggtagcgaccaaacaacccccacacgcccagtcacaagacacctcccacaacagaaagaacaaagacatccgagaactggacactggacctagaattcctcatgttaagaaaaaaaaaaatcaagtatattggctgcaagaagagagtgacatgaattttaatgactaatgatttcacatttacacacaccatttttttcaaaagcacctaaaccagtacttgtctctgagaagacccgctcgcaactacgggtacggcaagagtaaactttaaacttcatcatcaatgtctctactgcatgcgccatttaaagcaagtagaaaaaaatgttatttttacataattttacgttgtctttcatgttgggcaatgacttctcatgagctaatgaactttccgatgtttacactgtgcaatacttctaaggcaagcaacagacttgagtctcaatatttcaaattacttcatgtaggtggggaaaaaaaaaagtaactgatacctttgctgtgccagtctgagacccatagaaaatctttactttgcctccagggtggctgatccatttacgagtttgtcttctattccttcagaagaagctggattcccattggatttttcaccctaagaaacaagcaccacttctcattcaatcccttttcaaagtgatgttaaccccattctcccaaaaccacttaaaacacctatcctgtgaacagactctcagcactaattaaatgaggctatcaaagcattttagcttctcacacccagagaaagacacaaccacgtctctgaactaggccacgctccaataaactcaggtcacacgcagccggatccagctgaacgcaggaacctcccaactcgcgcagcagaactttgctcacctgcgcaaggagcttttaccatcctgaacagcctaatcccactcccgtcctaaaaccagcccaacctcatcagtaacatcaatggaaagaggaacccgagaactccagcacaagtagagtgattgatttgcagtgacagagcaacccaggctgacacgatctctcagtaacgacgggagaagcgttcagcagagagctgctccaacatcagagcaacgagggcaccgagtcacccacaaacatgagaccgtccaggctgcggattataaccctcaggtgcactgaactgtaaggaacgttcaaggaagaaacgttgttttcacaaaactggggagctggcacctgaccccagcgagggaagggaccgagacacatcagactgtgaatcctgaatgtaaaacaaaatctcttcaaactaatcccagaatgcaaactgacacctgtatttacaagttaatctagagggaaggacggccaaagagccaggaacccatttttaaatagatcaataagggaaagggtgttgttcggattagatgaatgaaatacgtaaactgaggcaggtgtcgggtgctctgtaaaccctgaagaaccgaccagtgggcaacaggggagggaaattgcacccagggtttggggggatataaacgggggctttttgccctattatgcgtgcctgcctttagggagaacacccggtcttgcaaaatcattaacaaaatgtgctttgctgagagatcctgcctgggcctgttctattggcaaggtgatcgtttcctacacgaccacacctgggctccgcagtgacccacgggggggcccacagtggggcagcacgtgtcactgcaccagtggggaccgtcacccggcagccactcgcctccacacgcagatttcggggccttcttggacaaaagcacttccatcttcccttgccttctttctggttttggtggtgaggaactgaacgatgatccaaatgctgatcccaatgatacagggaattgaccttctcccctggagaagttgtagaaactgagggcaacagaaagtagaaatttggaaaggttgttagatgaagcttggagagtattcagtaacagggacaaggaagattcttgaaaggataagtaagtatggaactgaagaggttggaaggctttgaaagcctttagagagaggtcagtatatatgttgggaaaatgaacgttggggaaggtacagaggaagtaggcagagagagaaacagacagtagcaagttttgaaaaagactgatgggaacctggaatgaacagaaacaagtggaatttttggtggattgacaacaagtaacaattacatagtaggtaaagggagtcactggccaaagtgaacgggcatatttttgtgaacctttgaaatacaaattgggtaaacaagtaggtattgataaatttctatatatgtccaattccttccaacctttttgggagaaggaatttggccagtaatagagaaattaatacaagtcaggttataaacagaataataaaggacctctacccagtggtagcaaacacctttctgactgtattaactctaatttgatttggcttactgttttagatttgaaagatgcctttttgcctctctctccgtgaagccagccagacaatatttatgtaaaacccagctcacctggatggtgttgccacaaggatttaaaaacagcccaacagtactaggaaatcagctcgctaaagatcttgaatcttgggaagccccatctgatgaaggacagatgcaacaatatgtggatgatcgctaccaggacacagaagacatgcataacctgaactgtaagcttattgaactttgggggctccaaggataccaggtatcacagaagacagcccagatgatacagcaactcatgagtaactcatttgggctatgaaatcagcgtagggcagaggaccctgggccaggctcgaaaggaggccgtatgccaaacatcaaagcctcaaactgtaaaagaattacggacccttcttgggcatgacagagtggtgccggttgtggatttataattatggattgtttgtcaagccactgtatgtgccagcagccacagatcaggaacacctgcaatggaataaaggagctacacgagcctttgaagaacttggtaaggctttgacagcgcctgctctaggactcccaggtgtgagtaaaccattttttctattctctcacgagaagcagggaatagccttgggtacactggcacaggatcttggcccgtaccgacgagcagcggcctatttctccagacaatcagatgcaactgcaaaagggtggccgggatgcccgcgggcagttgctgcagcggtactgaacatacaggaggcccggaaatttaccaggggtcagaaaatggttgtgctggtatcccacacggtgcctacagttctaaaagaaaaagggggacgttggctttccccacaaagatttctcaaatatcaagctaaatcatcctcactaacactgtcaagccagcttctttcctcagtgacaacattggaaaaccagttcatcataattgcctggaaaccattgaaacaacataatccagccaagcagatctaaaggacataggattatggagaacactgagaactgccttacggacgaaagcagcaatatcctgaacggtgaaaggcacgctggttatgctataactactagccatgaagtgatggaatctggacctctgtctgaaagtacttcagcacaaaaggcagaaataatcgcccttacctgtgctctggaactagccgaaggtaaaactgtgaacgtttatatggactctaagtatgctttcagggtcgtgcacggaacaatttggaaagaagaaggactcttgaactctcaaggcacacatatcaaacgtgcaggagaaatatcggcagctcaacttcctaagaaggtggcaatcatgcatatccaggcgcaccagaaagcgagctcggaattggaaaaaaggaaatgagctggtggacagggaggcaaaactggtgcctaagcaaaaggtaaaagtggaaagtgccctagtccccgacgggcaggttatttcagaaggtaagccagaatatactaaggaagaccagaaacttagtatagatttagaggaatcatatcatgaggaagggtgggctcacgccccacaagagaaaacttattgttacctcctatttagtttgccctttagtagcagaaacattatacgaacatttgatcaaaaatagtaactacaaattggtacactactgtaagacaggtgacacagcaacgcgctctttgcctccagactaatcctaagaatatacctaagctagaaatgggtcaaattgggaaaggaaacggacctgggcaataatggtaaattgatttttcggaactcccaagaaaaggggggtgctgatattggttggtactaactgataccttttcaggttggccagaagcactccctaccagaacagcaaaagctcgggaggtaactaaaacatgagcacaagaaacaataccaaggcttggtgttccagctgatatatcctctgataaagggccacattttaaatcaaaaattgtacagcaaatcagtcagcacttgagaatagactggcaactacatacaccttatcattcttcctccagtggccaggtagaaagaaaaaaaaaaagatgaagtgagtcatctaattgaacaacaaattgtaaatctggggcaggaggcaaatttggcttggtctcaatcttcacctttgtccctcttgcatatgaacaaggccaagggcaaagaagggttaaatccttttgaaatcctggatgggagaccctatagtgtacagaaggggatgtctgcacaagaaggggatgaaattatgactttttatatggttatattgcgtaaacaacttaacaaaattgggaagagtgtttggaacttggagtaggggtctggatgggccagtacataacatccaattgggcgattatgtgtctgtgaagtctcttgcagaaaaggactttggaatcacaacaggaagcccatttcaagtcctcctggcatccttcactgctaccaagattaaagaacggaatgcccgaatccatcattctagagtgaagaaagtctgcaaagcaccacgaagggtaacccaggc
This is a stretch of genomic DNA from Patagioenas fasciata isolate bPatFas1 chromosome 19 unlocalized genomic scaffold, bPatFas1.hap1 SUPER_19_unloc_1, whole genome shotgun sequence. It encodes these proteins:
- the LOC139826652 gene encoding S-adenosyl-L-methionine-dependent tRNA 4-demethylwyosine synthase TYW1-like, which gives rise to MGLRLAQQRFARGLAEAVISLCLPVEVISMGDYDPEETTGRNVCVFLVATYTDGQPTESAAWFCKGLEEAARDFRFGKTYLKGLRCAVFGLGNAVYVDHYNTPKRELRALLCLPNLPVGTL